A window from Aeromonas rivipollensis encodes these proteins:
- a CDS encoding fimbria/pilus outer membrane usher protein has protein sequence MTARMPLSCCLHGPAPWHAGCGFSLLLWCALAMGEEVAGQAVSPPADIEFDSRLLDSLGINIDLARFSRADFIPPGRYQLDITINGKERISQQVEVRAGQEPGTPLFCFHPDQLTQWGLLVDKLPNQASARQQLQGDCIEVGALVPGASFTFDLASLSGTLSLPQAYLGQIRRDYVGPEQWVQGINAAFVGYNANLYYSEQESIGEPLSSSINLNTGINLGAWRLRHNGSWQGNQGGGYQPLNSYAQRDVTSRKAQLTLGEYFTPGDSFDSVPFTGVQLASDDAMLPDFERGFAPVVRGVAQSNARVTIRQGSALIYETQVAPGAFAIDDLYATSFAGDLDVTITEADGSERSFTLPFSSVVQMLRDDISRFSLTLGRYRNDAGPDGPDFLQGTYRRGFSDALTLYGGTIAAEDYGALLGGAAMGSDYGALALDVTGSWARALPASANVPDSLAGQSYRLTYSKQMERTQTYFTLAAYRFSSEGYLDLNDVAAIQAQALDRLQRERNRFQLNINQPVGEWGDLYFNGIRRDYWGGQGESSSFQLGYNRGFDWGSLTLSASHSLEEGVGDQYVLSLSIPIGDKLGAPRLGSTLSYQEGQGASARLDLNGGSRDGRFYYGVYGNQSRGSGNSALSYGANLQYQTAATQLGLSTSQGEGYAQYVASAKGTLLVHEEGWVLGQTQGETMALVEAKGAQGARVSHGIGSEVDGDGYAVLAGLNPYRTNIIGLDPGGLPLDVEIDGSAQMVAPRRGAIVKLAYETHVGQPLLLKAVRQDGSAPPFGAEVVDGRGDAVAVVGQGGLIFVRGEQGTLHVQWGKEGDERCRLDYRVPRPDPAMPYQQVAARCLTPGASS, from the coding sequence GTGACAGCCAGAATGCCCCTCTCTTGCTGCCTTCATGGCCCAGCTCCCTGGCACGCCGGCTGCGGCTTCTCCCTGTTGCTCTGGTGCGCCCTTGCCATGGGGGAAGAGGTGGCCGGACAAGCGGTCAGTCCACCCGCTGACATCGAATTTGACAGCCGCCTGCTCGACAGCCTGGGGATCAACATCGACCTGGCGCGCTTCTCCCGTGCCGATTTCATCCCTCCCGGGCGCTACCAGCTCGACATCACCATCAATGGCAAGGAGAGAATAAGCCAGCAGGTGGAGGTGAGAGCGGGGCAGGAGCCCGGGACGCCCCTGTTCTGCTTTCATCCTGATCAGCTGACGCAGTGGGGGCTCTTGGTCGACAAACTCCCCAATCAGGCGTCGGCGCGGCAGCAACTCCAGGGCGACTGCATCGAGGTAGGAGCCCTGGTGCCGGGGGCCAGCTTCACCTTCGATCTGGCCAGCCTGAGCGGGACACTCAGCCTGCCCCAGGCTTATCTTGGTCAGATCAGACGTGACTATGTGGGGCCTGAGCAGTGGGTGCAGGGGATCAATGCGGCCTTCGTCGGCTATAACGCCAACCTCTATTACAGCGAACAGGAGAGCATAGGGGAGCCATTGAGCAGCAGCATCAACCTCAACACCGGTATTAACCTAGGTGCCTGGCGTCTGCGTCACAACGGCTCCTGGCAGGGCAACCAGGGGGGTGGCTATCAACCCCTCAACAGCTATGCGCAGCGGGATGTCACCTCCCGCAAAGCCCAGCTGACCCTGGGGGAGTACTTCACCCCAGGCGACAGCTTCGACAGCGTGCCCTTCACCGGCGTGCAGCTCGCCAGCGACGACGCCATGCTGCCGGATTTCGAGCGGGGCTTCGCCCCCGTGGTGCGCGGGGTGGCCCAGAGCAATGCCAGGGTCACCATACGGCAGGGCAGCGCCCTCATCTATGAGACCCAGGTCGCCCCCGGTGCCTTTGCCATCGACGATCTTTACGCCACCAGCTTTGCCGGTGATCTGGATGTGACTATCACGGAGGCGGATGGCAGCGAGCGCAGCTTCACTCTGCCCTTTTCCTCCGTGGTGCAGATGTTGCGTGACGACATCTCCCGCTTCAGCCTGACCCTGGGACGCTATCGCAATGATGCGGGGCCCGATGGCCCGGATTTTCTGCAAGGCACCTACAGGCGCGGCTTCTCGGATGCCCTGACCCTGTATGGCGGAACCATAGCGGCCGAGGATTACGGCGCCCTGCTGGGGGGCGCGGCCATGGGCTCGGACTACGGTGCCCTGGCCCTGGATGTGACCGGCTCCTGGGCGCGGGCGTTGCCTGCCAGCGCGAATGTGCCGGACTCCCTCGCCGGTCAGAGCTATCGCCTCACTTACAGCAAGCAGATGGAGAGGACCCAGACCTACTTCACCCTGGCCGCCTATCGCTTCTCCAGCGAAGGCTATCTCGACCTCAACGACGTGGCGGCGATACAGGCCCAGGCGCTGGACAGGTTGCAGCGGGAGCGCAATCGCTTCCAGCTCAACATCAACCAGCCGGTGGGGGAGTGGGGGGATCTCTACTTCAACGGCATTCGCCGCGACTACTGGGGGGGGCAGGGGGAGAGCAGCAGCTTCCAGCTCGGTTACAACCGGGGGTTTGACTGGGGCAGCCTGACCCTGTCGGCCAGCCACTCCCTGGAGGAGGGTGTCGGGGATCAATACGTGCTGAGCCTCAGCATCCCCATAGGGGACAAGCTGGGGGCGCCGCGTCTTGGCAGCACCCTCTCCTATCAGGAGGGGCAGGGGGCCAGCGCCAGGCTGGATCTCAACGGGGGCTCCCGGGACGGGCGCTTCTATTATGGTGTCTATGGCAATCAGAGCCGGGGAAGTGGCAACTCGGCCCTGAGCTATGGTGCCAACCTGCAGTATCAGACGGCGGCCACCCAGCTGGGGTTGAGCACCAGTCAGGGGGAGGGTTACGCCCAGTATGTGGCCTCGGCTAAGGGAACCCTGCTGGTCCATGAGGAGGGCTGGGTGCTGGGGCAGACGCAAGGGGAGACAATGGCGCTGGTGGAGGCCAAGGGAGCCCAGGGGGCCAGGGTCAGTCACGGGATCGGCAGCGAGGTGGATGGGGATGGTTATGCCGTGCTGGCCGGGCTCAACCCCTATCGCACCAACATCATAGGCCTGGATCCCGGCGGCTTGCCGCTGGATGTGGAGATAGATGGCAGCGCCCAGATGGTGGCCCCGCGCCGGGGGGCCATCGTCAAGCTGGCGTATGAGACCCATGTCGGCCAGCCCTTGCTGCTCAAGGCCGTGCGTCAGGATGGCAGTGCGCCGCCCTTTGGTGCCGAGGTGGTCGATGGCCGCGGCGACGCCGTGGCCGTGGTCGGCCAGGGGGGGCTCATCTTCGTGCGTGGCGAGCAGGGAACCCTCCATGTCCAGTGGGGCAAGGAGGGGGATGAGCGATGCCGGCTCGATTATCGGGTCCCTCGGCCGGATCCTGCCATGCCCTATCAGCAGGTCGCTGCCCGCTGTCTCACTCCGGGAGCAAGTTCATGA
- a CDS encoding fimbria/pilus periplasmic chaperone: protein MKALRIHRLGLNLMLWCVLLLPWQTWGHVQISGTRVIYPANAREVTLELTNKGSTPSLVQVWIDAGDRRIRPGAEALPFLVTPPITRIEAQRGQSLRLAYVGQGLPQDRESVFWLNVLEVPPSVKSTQAGQNLVQLAFRSRIKMFYRPSGLPGNVERSAQQLSWRLIRQGSGYALRASNPSLYHVSISNLELQATASKRYSNSSGGMVAPGGSFDFPLEQLSGAVHAKTVTFYWLNDYGAREVGQFVFN, encoded by the coding sequence ATGAAGGCGCTTCGTATCCATCGGCTAGGGCTGAACCTCATGCTCTGGTGCGTGCTGCTCCTGCCCTGGCAGACCTGGGGCCATGTCCAGATCTCGGGCACCCGTGTCATCTACCCGGCCAACGCCCGTGAGGTCACCCTGGAGCTGACCAACAAGGGGAGCACCCCCTCGTTGGTACAGGTGTGGATAGATGCGGGCGATCGCCGCATCCGGCCCGGCGCCGAGGCACTCCCCTTCCTGGTAACGCCCCCCATCACCCGAATCGAGGCTCAGCGTGGCCAGTCCCTGCGTCTGGCCTACGTGGGGCAGGGTTTGCCCCAGGATCGTGAATCGGTGTTCTGGCTGAACGTGCTGGAGGTGCCGCCGAGCGTGAAGTCAACCCAGGCGGGGCAGAACCTGGTGCAGCTCGCCTTCCGCTCCCGGATCAAGATGTTCTACCGGCCATCCGGGCTGCCTGGCAATGTCGAGCGCTCCGCCCAGCAGTTGAGCTGGCGCCTGATCCGGCAGGGAAGCGGTTACGCACTGCGCGCCAGCAACCCCAGCCTCTATCACGTCAGCATCAGCAATCTGGAGCTGCAGGCGACGGCGTCGAAGCGCTACAGCAACTCAAGTGGCGGCATGGTGGCGCCGGGGGGCAGCTTCGATTTTCCTCTTGAGCAGCTGTCCGGGGCCGTCCATGCCAAGACCGTGACCTTCTATTGGCTCAACGACTATGGTGCCCGCGAGGTGGGCCAATTCGTCTTCAATTGA
- a CDS encoding fimbrial protein, whose amino-acid sequence MKTKALLILGLTMGMSAPVAAFNGVITINGEVTAGTCAIAVNGGTASATVTLPTVSTNALGSIGQTAGATGFNLALTSCPTTGSVRAYFENIGVEQTTGNLSNKAVASGGKNPAQNVEVQILSANSTPIDLRTNTGNNVLVNFSATGGATLYYSAQYIATGAVGAGLVSADLIYSLDYH is encoded by the coding sequence ATGAAGACGAAGGCTCTCTTGATACTCGGACTCACCATGGGGATGTCGGCACCCGTTGCCGCCTTCAACGGGGTCATTACCATCAATGGCGAGGTGACGGCCGGGACCTGTGCCATCGCGGTCAACGGTGGTACGGCGTCGGCGACCGTGACCCTGCCGACCGTCAGCACCAATGCGCTCGGCAGCATAGGCCAGACAGCGGGGGCGACAGGCTTCAACCTCGCCCTCACCAGCTGCCCGACCACGGGGTCGGTGCGGGCCTACTTCGAAAACATCGGGGTGGAGCAGACCACGGGCAACCTCAGCAACAAGGCCGTCGCCTCGGGCGGCAAGAACCCGGCCCAGAACGTGGAGGTGCAGATCCTCTCGGCCAACAGCACCCCCATCGATCTGAGGACCAACACAGGCAACAACGTGCTGGTCAACTTCAGTGCCACCGGGGGGGCAACCCTCTACTACAGCGCCCAGTACATAGCCACAGGTGCCGTCGGTGCCGGTCTGGTCTCGGCGGATCTCATCTACTCCCTGGACTACCACTGA
- a CDS encoding peptidoglycan DD-metalloendopeptidase family protein, which yields MRRLFFLLLLLGSASLHAEPGFISRLLNHPVPGGVAVVPLGDGPKAPAARYLDKPVLVVREEGRHWIAIVGIPLKSQTGPHQLQVSDGRTLGFTVGSKHYREQHIKLKNSRQVNPLAEDMARINRELAEQNKAYQTFSPTQPSNLLFDKPVNGPLSSPFGLRRFFNGEERNPHSGLDFAVGAGTPIKAPAAGKVILIGNYFFNGNTVFVDHGQGLISMFCHMSKIDVTLGQSLPRGGIVGRVGATGRATGPHMHWNVSLNDARVDPAIFIGAFKH from the coding sequence ATGCGCCGCCTGTTCTTCCTCCTTCTGCTGCTCGGCAGCGCCTCCCTTCATGCCGAACCCGGCTTCATCAGCCGCCTGCTCAACCACCCGGTGCCGGGGGGCGTGGCCGTGGTGCCGCTGGGGGATGGGCCCAAGGCGCCCGCTGCTCGCTATCTGGACAAACCTGTGCTGGTGGTGCGCGAGGAGGGACGGCACTGGATTGCCATCGTCGGCATTCCGCTCAAGAGCCAGACTGGCCCCCATCAGCTGCAGGTGAGCGATGGCCGCACCCTGGGTTTCACTGTCGGCAGCAAGCACTATCGCGAGCAGCACATCAAGCTGAAGAACAGCCGCCAGGTCAATCCGCTGGCCGAGGACATGGCGCGCATCAACCGTGAGCTGGCCGAACAAAACAAGGCCTACCAGACCTTCAGCCCCACCCAGCCCAGCAACCTGCTGTTCGACAAACCGGTCAACGGCCCGCTCTCCAGCCCCTTCGGGCTGCGCCGCTTCTTCAACGGCGAGGAGCGCAACCCCCACTCCGGCCTCGACTTCGCGGTCGGTGCCGGCACCCCCATCAAGGCACCGGCCGCTGGCAAGGTGATCCTGATCGGCAACTACTTCTTCAACGGCAATACGGTGTTCGTCGATCACGGCCAGGGGCTCATCAGCATGTTCTGCCACATGTCGAAAATCGATGTGACCCTGGGCCAGAGCCTGCCAAGGGGCGGCATCGTCGGCCGGGTCGGTGCCACCGGCCGCGCCACCGGCCCCCACATGCACTGGAACGTCAGCCTCAACGACGCCCGCGTCGACCCCGCCATCTTCATCGGGGCCTTCAAGCACTGA
- a CDS encoding MATE family efflux transporter, with product MSTVDLGTAPLSRLFLRYVTPTVAAMLVTGVYVTIDGIFVGHILGQDGLAGMMLAYPICAVLYAVGALIGMGSSSLASFYLGKGEQAKARHIVGNALVMVLIASAVLAFIGINYGDTMLTWMGAEGVIFDAGFAYLQWYAWLGVFAVLSMAFTALLRNDGRPGLTTWILVGGGVLNVLLDYLLMAVIPWGLAGAAIATMLSQAVTGGLCLWHFFTPRSQLRIRLDTLVPDWRLMGETLRLGVSSFLMYLYLSVVLALHNKALLSVGSSLHVAAYGVISYSEAFFYLIFEGIAMGIQPIASFNAGAGNWQRVLRVRNLALGVTLAVALCGMIPLYLWPEAVVYLFAGDNTALLPVATLGIWLYFWGLPMEGLLLVGATYFQAINRARIASLLTGGKLVLIGGFLWGFSSLWGVAGVWLALPTCSTVLVLVMWRAMGKEARQHAAAP from the coding sequence ATGTTGGTCACCGGCGTCTATGTCACCATAGACGGCATCTTCGTCGGCCATATCCTGGGTCAGGACGGCCTGGCGGGCATGATGCTGGCCTACCCCATCTGCGCCGTGCTCTATGCGGTGGGGGCGCTGATTGGCATGGGCTCCTCGTCGCTCGCCTCGTTCTATCTGGGCAAGGGGGAGCAGGCAAAGGCGCGCCACATAGTCGGCAATGCGCTGGTGATGGTGCTCATCGCCTCCGCCGTGCTCGCCTTCATCGGCATCAATTATGGGGATACCATGCTGACCTGGATGGGGGCCGAGGGGGTCATCTTCGACGCCGGTTTCGCCTACCTGCAGTGGTACGCCTGGCTCGGAGTCTTTGCGGTGCTCTCCATGGCGTTCACCGCCCTGCTGCGCAACGACGGGCGACCCGGCCTCACCACCTGGATCCTGGTGGGGGGCGGTGTGCTCAACGTGCTGCTCGACTACCTGCTGATGGCGGTGATCCCCTGGGGGCTGGCGGGGGCGGCCATCGCCACCATGCTCTCCCAGGCGGTGACCGGGGGCCTGTGCCTGTGGCACTTCTTCACCCCCCGCAGCCAGCTGCGCATCCGTCTGGATACCCTGGTGCCGGACTGGCGGCTGATGGGTGAGACCCTGCGACTCGGGGTGTCGAGCTTCCTGATGTACCTCTATCTGTCTGTGGTGCTGGCGCTGCACAACAAGGCGCTGCTGTCGGTCGGCAGCTCCCTGCACGTGGCCGCCTACGGGGTCATCAGCTATAGCGAGGCCTTCTTCTATCTCATCTTCGAGGGGATCGCCATGGGCATCCAGCCCATCGCCAGCTTCAACGCCGGGGCGGGCAACTGGCAGCGGGTGCTGCGGGTGCGCAATCTGGCGTTGGGGGTGACCCTGGCGGTGGCGCTGTGCGGTATGATCCCGCTCTATCTGTGGCCAGAGGCAGTGGTTTATCTGTTTGCCGGGGACAACACTGCCCTGCTGCCGGTGGCGACCCTCGGCATCTGGCTCTACTTCTGGGGCCTGCCGATGGAGGGGCTGCTGCTGGTAGGGGCGACCTACTTCCAGGCCATCAACCGGGCTCGCATCGCCTCCCTGCTCACCGGCGGCAAGCTGGTACTGATCGGTGGCTTCCTGTGGGGCTTCTCCTCCCTGTGGGGAGTGGCCGGGGTTTGGCTGGCGTTGCCCACCTGCAGCACTGTGCTGGTATTGGTGATGTGGCGGGCCATGGGCAAGGAAGCCAGGCAGCATGCCGCAGCCCCGTGA